The Methanobrevibacter olleyae sequence GCAATAGCTTCTAACACTCCTGTAGTTGAAGGTGTAAAGGCACTTGTAAAAGAAGAAAAGCCAGTGCTTGGAATATGTAATGGAGCACAAATTCTTGGAGAAATTGGGCTTGTTCCAGGATTGTTCATTAATAATGAAGTTCCTAAATTTAATTGCGAATGGTCTAAATTAAAGGTTGCTAATAATAAAACTCCATTTACAAAAAACTTTGAAAAAGGCCAAATTATTGACATACCAATAGCTCATGCTGAAGGTAGATTCTATACTAAAAATATTGATTTATTAAAAGACCAAGACCAAATTGTTCTTCAATTTGCAGAGGAAAATCCTAATGGTTCTATGGAAGCTATTACAGGTGTTTGTGATGAATCTGGACTTGTATGTGCGATGATGCCACATCCAGAAAGAGCCACTACAAAATTATTAGGTTCAGACAATGGTCTTGAATTCTTTAAAGGTATGTTAGATAGTATTTAAACTATCCAATACATTACTTTACTTGTTAATCCATTTTAATTTCAAAAACTAAATACATTAATTTTCAAAAAAATAAGAAAAAATAACACTTCAATTTTCAAAAACTAAGGAAAGATAATATGCCAGTATATTTAATAGGTGCAGGTCCCGGAGACCCTGATTTAATAACTTTAAAAGCTGTAAAAGTTTTAAATAAAGCAGATGTTCTTTTATATGATTATCTATCTAATGAAGAAATATTAAAACATGCTCCAGAAGATGCAAAGCGTGTTTATGTAGGTAAAAAAGCAGGAGAACATTATAAAACACAAGATGAAATTAACCAACTAATCATTGAAGAAGCTAAAAAGAATGAAAATGTTATAAGATTAAAAGGTGGAGACCCATTTGTATTTGGTAGAGGTGGAGAAGAACTTTTAGCACTTGCAAAAGAAAACATAGACTTTGAAGTTATTCCAGGAGTTACCTCAGCAATTGGAGCCCCTACAAGTATGGGATTTCCCATAACCCATAGAGCAGTAGCTACTTCTTTTACAGTCGTTACTGGTCATGAAGATCCAACTAAAAAAGACAAGCAAGTGAAATGGGATTACACTGCAGATACTTTAATAATTCTTATGGGAATTGGAAATATTAAAGAAAATACATCAGAAATTATGAATTATAGAGACCCAAAAACACCGGTTTGTGCAATTGAAAGTGGAACTCTCCAAAATGAAAGAGTTGTATTTGGAACACTTGAAACAATTGCAGATAAGGAAATAAATACACCTGCAATACTTGTTATTGGTAATGTAATCGATGTATTTAAAGAAATTAAAGGAATAAAATAAACCTTTAATTTTTTCTATTTTTAAAAAAAAATCAACTGCCGAAACCATACTGAAACACTGAAAATTTATTATATGATAAAATGAATAAAAAATCTATAGTTATTTACACATTCACCCTTTCATTTATTGTATTAATC is a genomic window containing:
- the purQ gene encoding phosphoribosylformylglycinamidine synthase subunit PurQ, which produces MAIGIIRFPGTNCDRDVYKAIELAGGEAEYIWWNKEDLADYDGIVIPGGFSYGDYLRAGAIASNTPVVEGVKALVKEEKPVLGICNGAQILGEIGLVPGLFINNEVPKFNCEWSKLKVANNKTPFTKNFEKGQIIDIPIAHAEGRFYTKNIDLLKDQDQIVLQFAEENPNGSMEAITGVCDESGLVCAMMPHPERATTKLLGSDNGLEFFKGMLDSI
- the cobA gene encoding uroporphyrinogen-III C-methyltransferase; its protein translation is MPVYLIGAGPGDPDLITLKAVKVLNKADVLLYDYLSNEEILKHAPEDAKRVYVGKKAGEHYKTQDEINQLIIEEAKKNENVIRLKGGDPFVFGRGGEELLALAKENIDFEVIPGVTSAIGAPTSMGFPITHRAVATSFTVVTGHEDPTKKDKQVKWDYTADTLIILMGIGNIKENTSEIMNYRDPKTPVCAIESGTLQNERVVFGTLETIADKEINTPAILVIGNVIDVFKEIKGIK